Proteins encoded within one genomic window of Sphingosinicella ginsenosidimutans:
- a CDS encoding twin-arginine translocase TatA/TatE family subunit, producing the protein MGFGSPIHWIIVVALIVLLFGSGRVSNLMGDVAKGIKSFKKGLAEDDETPAPPRRLSDERVIDAAPRADEAPAAERGSASEADRH; encoded by the coding sequence ATGGGATTCGGATCCCCAATTCACTGGATCATCGTTGTCGCGTTGATCGTGCTGCTGTTCGGATCGGGCCGCGTGTCGAACCTGATGGGCGACGTCGCCAAAGGCATCAAGAGCTTCAAGAAGGGGCTGGCCGAGGACGACGAGACGCCGGCGCCGCCGCGGCGCCTGTCGGACGAGCGGGTGATCGACGCCGCGCCGCGGGCCGATGAAGCGCCGGCGGCCGAGCGCGGCTCCGCCAGCGAAGCCGACCGGCACTAG
- a CDS encoding SPOR domain-containing protein, whose translation MVGDERGSDAGFDIDADDTFEVEGPDEDRLPWLEAVEEEDEREGPSALKLIASVVIGLVAIALIVGGLFWLGNRNREDGNGEVIAAPEGDYKVRPDNPGGMNVQGTGDTAYAASEGAQPQAQLNPGAVPEAPVTRTASDAAAANGAATAAQPQRPVPAPAPAPAPAPAQAQAPTAGGGSIQLGAFSSQASANRAWTGLSGRFRYLAPLSHSVIPVQSGGRTLYRLRASGPGAADVCRRLQIAGEACSVVG comes from the coding sequence ATGGTGGGCGACGAGCGGGGGTCGGACGCGGGGTTCGATATCGATGCCGACGACACGTTCGAGGTCGAGGGGCCGGACGAGGATCGCCTGCCCTGGCTGGAAGCGGTCGAGGAAGAGGATGAGCGGGAGGGGCCTTCGGCCCTGAAGCTGATCGCCTCGGTGGTGATCGGGCTCGTCGCCATCGCGCTGATCGTCGGCGGGCTGTTCTGGCTCGGCAATCGCAATCGCGAGGACGGCAATGGCGAGGTGATCGCCGCACCCGAAGGCGATTACAAGGTCCGGCCGGACAATCCCGGCGGGATGAACGTCCAGGGGACCGGCGACACCGCTTATGCGGCGAGCGAGGGCGCACAGCCGCAGGCACAGCTCAATCCGGGCGCGGTGCCGGAAGCGCCAGTGACGCGGACCGCAAGCGACGCGGCTGCCGCGAACGGCGCCGCGACCGCCGCGCAACCGCAGCGCCCGGTACCTGCCCCGGCTCCCGCGCCGGCCCCCGCTCCCGCGCAGGCCCAGGCGCCGACAGCCGGCGGCGGCTCGATCCAGCTCGGCGCCTTTTCGAGCCAGGCGAGCGCCAACCGCGCCTGGACCGGCCTTTCCGGCCGCTTCCGCTATCTCGCGCCACTCAGCCACAGCGTGATCCCCGTCCAGTCCGGCGGACGCACGCTCTATCGGCTGCGCGCCAGCGGGCCGGGCGCCGCGGACGTGTGCCGCCGCCTCCAGATCGCCGGCGAGGCCTGCTCGGTCGTCGGCTGA
- a CDS encoding M20/M25/M40 family metallo-hydrolase: MRFAAIISSLLATAATAQPPAQAPDRWHQEAREIYREAVNTPTVQGRGQVPALAEALARRFRAAGFTDVTIHPYDVVRPDDHTAALIVRWPAAHPSGRKAMLLMAHMDVVEARREDWSRDPFELGEADGYFYGRGTGDDKMGVIAITTALLRLKAEGFQPDRDIIVLFTGDEETGGRGAELAANQWLDTSQIDFALNGDAGGGAFDESGHLLGFGIQTSEKIYQDYTLTATNPGGHSSRPRPDNAIYALAHTLDRLEQYRFAPMQNETTRAYFAHRATTADPALAALIRRWLANPDDGAAADAIEASPTETGLTRTRCVATRLAGGHANNALPQLATANVNCRIFPGVDPATVLATLREIGAPDHVSVEPVEVAHPSGPSPLRPDVVGAFTAAVHARHPGAAIVPDMSAGATDGLYFRVRGVPVYGVEGSWIVTPIDERAHGRDERLPVRAFDEDLDHWTDMIRRLAR; the protein is encoded by the coding sequence ATGCGCTTTGCCGCGATCATCTCGAGCCTGCTCGCCACCGCCGCGACCGCGCAACCACCGGCGCAGGCACCCGATCGCTGGCACCAGGAGGCGCGCGAGATCTACCGCGAGGCGGTGAACACGCCGACGGTGCAGGGCCGCGGACAGGTGCCGGCGCTCGCCGAGGCGCTGGCCCGCCGCTTCCGCGCCGCCGGCTTCACCGATGTCACCATCCATCCCTATGACGTGGTGCGGCCCGACGATCATACCGCCGCGCTGATCGTGCGCTGGCCGGCCGCGCATCCTTCGGGGCGCAAGGCGATGCTGCTGATGGCGCATATGGACGTGGTCGAGGCGCGGCGCGAGGATTGGTCGCGCGATCCGTTCGAGCTCGGCGAGGCCGACGGCTATTTCTACGGGCGCGGCACGGGCGACGACAAGATGGGCGTGATCGCGATCACCACCGCCCTCCTGCGGCTCAAGGCCGAAGGCTTCCAGCCCGATCGCGACATCATCGTCCTGTTCACCGGCGACGAGGAAACCGGCGGCCGCGGGGCCGAGCTCGCCGCCAACCAATGGCTCGATACGTCGCAGATCGATTTCGCGCTGAACGGCGACGCCGGCGGCGGGGCGTTCGACGAATCGGGTCACCTGCTCGGCTTCGGCATCCAGACCTCCGAAAAGATCTACCAGGATTACACCCTCACCGCGACCAATCCCGGGGGCCACAGTTCGCGGCCGCGCCCGGACAATGCGATCTATGCGCTTGCCCACACGCTCGACCGTCTCGAACAATATCGCTTCGCGCCGATGCAGAATGAAACCACGCGGGCCTATTTCGCCCATCGCGCCACCACCGCCGATCCGGCGCTCGCCGCGCTGATCCGCCGCTGGCTCGCCAATCCCGACGATGGCGCGGCGGCCGACGCGATCGAGGCGTCGCCGACCGAGACGGGGCTCACCCGCACCCGCTGCGTCGCGACCCGCCTCGCCGGCGGCCATGCCAACAATGCGCTCCCGCAGCTTGCGACCGCCAACGTCAATTGCCGTATCTTCCCGGGCGTCGATCCGGCCACCGTGCTCGCGACGCTGCGTGAGATCGGCGCTCCCGATCATGTGAGCGTCGAGCCGGTCGAGGTCGCGCACCCCTCCGGTCCCTCGCCGCTCCGGCCCGACGTGGTCGGCGCCTTTACGGCGGCGGTTCACGCCCGCCATCCCGGCGCCGCGATCGTCCCCGACATGAGCGCCGGCGCGACCGACGGCCTCTATTTCCGGGTGCGCGGGGTGCCGGTCTACGGCGTCGAGGGATCGTGGATCGTCACCCCGATCGACGAGCGCGCCCATGGCCGCGACGAGCGTCTTCCGGTCCGCGCGTTCGACGAGGATCTCGATCACTGGACCGACATGATCCGCCGTCTCGCGCGCTGA
- the tatB gene encoding Sec-independent protein translocase protein TatB → MFGIDSGELMVIALVALVVIGPKDLPRVMRTVGHWVGQARGMARHFRSGFDAMIRESELEEMEKKWREDNERIMRMHPPKAPSSPESDWGKGTPAEPAPGKGEGAEGGVAGSPAESGSAGKSPAPADDAPVTTPRSPASSPRRRTVRRAAPPVPRRAAPGAPDRKP, encoded by the coding sequence ATGTTCGGAATCGATTCCGGCGAGCTGATGGTCATCGCCCTGGTCGCGCTCGTCGTGATCGGGCCAAAGGATCTGCCGCGCGTCATGCGCACGGTCGGCCACTGGGTCGGCCAGGCGCGCGGCATGGCGCGCCACTTCCGCTCCGGCTTCGACGCGATGATCCGCGAGTCCGAGCTCGAGGAGATGGAAAAGAAGTGGCGCGAGGACAATGAGCGGATCATGCGGATGCACCCGCCCAAAGCGCCTTCGTCGCCGGAAAGCGACTGGGGAAAGGGAACGCCGGCCGAGCCGGCCCCCGGCAAGGGCGAGGGCGCGGAAGGCGGGGTCGCCGGATCGCCTGCGGAGTCCGGTTCGGCCGGGAAGTCGCCGGCGCCCGCTGACGACGCCCCGGTGACGACGCCGCGATCGCCCGCATCCTCGCCGCGCCGCCGCACCGTGCGCCGCGCCGCGCCGCCGGTGCCTCGTCGCGCGGCCCCGGGCGCGCCGGATCGCAAGCCATGA
- a CDS encoding segregation and condensation protein A gives MDEEEPFEVAPPVAESDRLTLDLDGWEGPLDLLLTLARAQKVDLAKISILALVEQYLAFIADAKRLKLEIAADYLVMAAWLAYLKSCLLLPKDPTVDPSPEELATRLQLRLQRLQAMREAGARLVARDRIGRDVFLRGAPEGLTVVRRSAWQADLYDLISAYGIVRARGEPAIHVVARRPVMTLDEAITRLERLIGAKLDWTELGAFLPETQDADYRKSALASSFVATLELARLGRVAIAQEANFAPLYVRAA, from the coding sequence GTGGACGAGGAAGAACCATTCGAGGTTGCCCCGCCGGTCGCCGAGTCGGACCGCCTGACGCTCGACCTGGACGGGTGGGAGGGGCCGCTGGACCTGCTGCTGACGCTCGCGCGGGCGCAGAAGGTCGATTTGGCGAAAATCTCGATCCTGGCGCTGGTCGAGCAATATCTCGCGTTCATCGCCGATGCGAAGCGGCTGAAGCTGGAGATCGCCGCCGACTATCTCGTGATGGCGGCCTGGCTCGCCTATCTCAAATCCTGCCTGCTCCTGCCCAAGGATCCGACGGTCGATCCGAGCCCGGAGGAGCTGGCGACGCGGCTGCAGCTCAGGCTCCAGCGGCTGCAGGCGATGCGGGAGGCCGGGGCGCGGCTCGTGGCGCGCGACCGGATCGGCCGCGACGTTTTCCTGCGCGGCGCGCCGGAGGGGCTGACGGTGGTGCGCCGCTCCGCCTGGCAGGCCGATCTCTACGACCTCATCTCGGCTTATGGCATCGTCCGCGCCCGCGGCGAACCGGCGATCCACGTCGTCGCGCGGCGCCCGGTGATGACGCTCGACGAGGCGATCACGCGGCTCGAACGGCTGATCGGCGCGAAGCTCGACTGGACCGAGCTCGGCGCCTTCCTGCCGGAGACGCAGGATGCGGACTATCGCAAGTCGGCGCTCGCCTCGAGCTTCGTCGCGACGCTCGAACTGGCGCGGCTCGGCCGGGTCGCGATCGCGCAGGAGGCCAATTTCGCGCCGCTCTACGTGAGGGCCGCATGA
- a CDS encoding entericidin A/B family lipoprotein — translation MKALVMIVALTGGLALAACNTVRGAGQDVQSAANATDNAMHGD, via the coding sequence ATGAAGGCATTGGTGATGATCGTGGCGCTGACGGGCGGTCTCGCGCTCGCTGCGTGCAACACGGTGCGCGGCGCCGGCCAGGACGTCCAGTCGGCCGCCAATGCGACCGACAACGCGATGCACGGCGACTGA
- a CDS encoding entericidin A/B family lipoprotein has protein sequence MRTLLMAAALTFGLTLGACNTVRGVGQDVQSAADATDNAIHGR, from the coding sequence ATGAGGACCTTGTTGATGGCCGCGGCGCTCACCTTCGGGCTGACGCTGGGGGCGTGCAACACGGTGCGCGGCGTCGGCCAGGACGTGCAGTCGGCGGCGGACGCCACCGACAACGCGATCCACGGCCGCTAA
- a CDS encoding response regulator yields the protein MSLGDDLRPHLPFLRRYARALTGSQQHGDAFVRATLEAIVAAPDQFPRSVDPRLGLYKTFHAIWSSANVEEEPGHAAAGDAEGIAQARLSRITPLPRQALLLTAMEGFTPEDAGYLIDASPEEVESLVAEALAEIERQTRADVLIIEDEPIIAMDIETIVRDLGHNVTGVAVTRDEAVQQAMARRPGLVLADIQLADDSSGIDAVKDILAQFSVPVIFITAFPERLLTGERPEPTFLITKPFQRSTVKAQIAQALFFDSATVPA from the coding sequence ATGTCGCTCGGTGACGACCTCAGGCCTCATCTGCCGTTCCTGCGCCGTTATGCCCGCGCCCTTACCGGCAGCCAGCAACATGGCGACGCCTTCGTTCGCGCGACGCTGGAGGCGATCGTCGCCGCGCCGGACCAGTTTCCAAGGAGCGTCGATCCGCGCCTCGGCCTCTACAAGACGTTCCACGCGATCTGGTCCTCGGCCAATGTCGAGGAGGAGCCGGGCCATGCGGCGGCCGGCGACGCGGAAGGGATCGCGCAGGCGCGGCTGTCGCGGATCACCCCGCTGCCCCGCCAGGCGCTGCTCCTGACCGCGATGGAAGGATTCACGCCCGAGGACGCCGGCTATCTGATCGACGCCTCTCCCGAAGAGGTCGAGTCACTGGTCGCCGAGGCGCTCGCCGAGATCGAGCGGCAGACCCGCGCCGACGTCCTCATCATCGAGGACGAGCCGATCATCGCCATGGACATCGAAACGATCGTTCGCGATCTCGGCCACAACGTCACCGGCGTCGCCGTGACCCGTGACGAGGCGGTTCAGCAGGCAATGGCCCGCCGGCCCGGGCTGGTCCTCGCCGACATCCAGCTTGCCGACGACAGCTCCGGCATCGACGCGGTGAAGGACATTCTCGCGCAGTTCAGCGTGCCGGTGATCTTCATCACCGCCTTCCCCGAACGGCTTCTCACCGGGGAGCGGCCGGAGCCGACCTTCCTCATCACCAAGCCGTTCCAGCGCTCGACCGTGAAGGCGCAGATCGCCCAGGCGCTTTTCTTCGACTCTGCGACGGTTCCGGCCTGA
- the nagZ gene encoding beta-N-acetylhexosaminidase: protein MLPAILGLSGPSLTADERAFFRAADPAGFILFARNVADKAQLRALTDSLRDLAGRDDLPILIDQEGGRIARLGPPHWPAFPAAARFAALYERAPMSAIEAARANAHAIAIMLAEVGINVDCLPVLDMPAPGADAVIGDRALGREAMQVAALGRAMLDGLEAGGCIGVIKHVPGHGRAPADSHKELPVVAAGAEALGADLAPFRACRGAPMAMTAHVLYPAWDADRPATLSPTIIEEVIRGRIGFEGLLMSDDIAMAALAGPPGRRARDAIAAGCDVVLACSGDLADNEAVAEALGEMSPAAVDRLARAMTRAGKGAGEFDMLAAKRDALLALV from the coding sequence ATGCTTCCCGCGATCCTCGGGCTTTCTGGCCCGTCCCTCACTGCCGACGAGCGCGCCTTCTTCCGCGCCGCCGATCCTGCCGGCTTCATCCTGTTCGCGCGCAATGTCGCCGACAAGGCGCAGCTTCGCGCGCTGACCGACAGCCTGCGCGATCTCGCCGGGCGGGACGATCTGCCGATCCTGATCGATCAGGAAGGCGGCCGGATCGCACGGCTCGGGCCGCCGCACTGGCCGGCCTTCCCGGCCGCCGCGCGCTTCGCGGCGCTCTACGAAAGGGCGCCGATGAGCGCGATCGAGGCAGCGCGGGCCAACGCGCATGCGATAGCCATCATGCTCGCCGAGGTCGGGATCAACGTCGATTGCCTGCCGGTGCTCGACATGCCGGCGCCGGGCGCGGACGCGGTGATCGGCGATCGGGCGCTCGGGCGCGAAGCCATGCAGGTGGCCGCGCTCGGGCGCGCCATGCTGGATGGGCTGGAGGCCGGCGGCTGCATCGGCGTCATCAAGCATGTCCCCGGCCACGGCCGCGCGCCGGCGGACAGCCACAAGGAATTGCCGGTCGTCGCCGCGGGCGCCGAGGCGCTGGGGGCGGACCTCGCGCCGTTCCGCGCCTGCCGGGGGGCGCCAATGGCGATGACGGCGCATGTCCTCTACCCGGCCTGGGACGCCGATCGGCCGGCGACGCTTTCGCCGACGATCATCGAAGAGGTGATCCGCGGCCGGATCGGCTTCGAGGGGCTGCTGATGAGCGACGACATCGCGATGGCGGCCCTGGCGGGGCCGCCTGGCCGGCGCGCGCGCGATGCGATCGCGGCCGGATGCGATGTCGTGCTCGCCTGTTCGGGCGACCTTGCCGACAATGAAGCCGTCGCCGAGGCGCTCGGCGAGATGAGCCCGGCCGCCGTCGACCGGCTGGCGCGCGCCATGACGCGGGCCGGGAAGGGGGCTGGCGAATTCGACATGCTCGCGGCCAAGCGCGACGCGCTGCTCGCGCTCGTCTAG
- a CDS encoding DUF3309 family protein: MLGTILIIVLILLLIGALPSWGYSRSWGYGPSGGIGLIVIILIILVLLGRI; encoded by the coding sequence GTGCTCGGAACCATCCTCATCATCGTCCTGATCCTGCTCCTGATCGGCGCGCTGCCGTCCTGGGGCTACAGCCGGTCCTGGGGATACGGTCCGTCGGGCGGGATCGGCCTCATCGTCATCATCCTGATCATCCTGGTCCTGCTCGGCCGAATCTGA
- a CDS encoding sensor histidine kinase, with product MLTPEEGEIRGSGWARLPTAVKMLVILSLGLLPLGVAAIFASIGNARENRAQGIVQARALLAVHSQRLSLGLSRTAYTIRAARDAIAESSEGSGLCKRSLDRLARLPEPHGRFVLYGAGNRPRCASEGFAPPPVPDADGAPAHARILPGGAGLRIFLYSGTGEIEGVAEYQRAAIARAVDNPPLDGDFGLELVQGGLVMPLREIPASGSLSHEIIVDEPMTNGEFVLRLHTAVAPLSWLDVLVVIAPVLIWLWASIVVWLLVQRLLLRPLRRLQRVVSTYRPGEGPVALPAVRSPAREIGALGAAFAEVTRTVARHEADLEAAVERQTRLVREVHHRVKNNLQVVSSLLNLHSRGSSDEAVAAAYASIQRRVDALAVVHRNHYAEFEANRGVALKPLLSELAANLRATAPASAAAMQIRLDIAPVHATQDVAVPVAFLVTEIAEFGMLCGAAETSIVLEPVEAGKARLAITLGTPAGGLTCAGAIVERFERIVIGLSRQLRSQLEQDEARGLYAVIIPTI from the coding sequence GTGCTGACTCCCGAGGAAGGCGAAATCCGAGGCTCCGGATGGGCGCGACTGCCGACGGCGGTCAAGATGCTCGTCATCCTGTCGCTCGGCCTGCTCCCGCTCGGCGTCGCCGCCATCTTCGCCTCGATCGGCAACGCGCGCGAGAACCGCGCCCAGGGGATCGTCCAGGCGCGCGCGCTTCTCGCGGTCCATTCGCAGCGCCTGTCGCTCGGCCTGTCGCGAACCGCCTATACGATCCGCGCGGCCCGCGATGCGATCGCCGAATCGAGCGAGGGAAGCGGCCTGTGCAAACGGTCGCTCGATCGCCTGGCTCGCCTGCCCGAGCCGCACGGGCGATTCGTCCTCTACGGCGCCGGCAACCGGCCCCGCTGCGCGTCCGAAGGCTTCGCGCCGCCGCCCGTGCCGGACGCGGACGGCGCCCCGGCCCACGCCCGGATCCTGCCGGGCGGCGCAGGCCTGCGGATCTTCCTCTACAGCGGCACCGGCGAGATCGAGGGAGTCGCCGAATATCAGCGCGCCGCGATCGCCCGCGCGGTCGACAACCCGCCGCTCGATGGCGATTTCGGCCTGGAGCTGGTCCAGGGCGGCCTCGTCATGCCGCTTCGCGAAATCCCCGCCAGCGGCTCTCTCAGCCACGAGATCATCGTCGACGAACCGATGACCAATGGCGAGTTCGTGCTGCGCCTCCACACCGCGGTCGCGCCACTGTCCTGGCTCGATGTGCTGGTGGTGATCGCGCCGGTGCTGATCTGGCTGTGGGCCTCGATCGTGGTCTGGCTGCTCGTCCAGCGTCTGCTGCTCCGGCCGCTGCGTCGGCTTCAGCGCGTGGTCTCCACCTATCGACCCGGCGAAGGCCCCGTCGCGCTTCCCGCCGTGCGCAGCCCGGCGCGCGAGATCGGCGCGCTTGGCGCCGCCTTCGCCGAAGTCACCCGCACGGTCGCGCGACACGAGGCCGATCTCGAAGCGGCCGTCGAACGCCAGACGCGGCTGGTCCGCGAGGTCCACCATCGGGTGAAGAACAACCTTCAGGTCGTCTCGTCGCTGCTCAACCTCCATTCGCGCGGGTCGTCGGACGAGGCGGTCGCCGCCGCTTATGCTTCGATCCAGCGCCGCGTCGACGCGCTCGCCGTCGTCCACCGCAACCATTATGCGGAGTTCGAGGCCAATCGCGGCGTCGCGTTGAAGCCGCTCCTGTCCGAGCTGGCCGCCAATCTGCGCGCCACCGCCCCGGCCAGCGCCGCGGCCATGCAGATCCGGCTCGATATCGCGCCGGTCCACGCGACCCAGGATGTCGCCGTTCCGGTCGCCTTCCTCGTCACCGAGATCGCCGAGTTCGGGATGCTCTGCGGCGCCGCCGAAACCTCGATCGTGCTCGAACCGGTCGAGGCCGGAAAGGCACGCCTTGCGATCACGCTCGGAACGCCGGCAGGCGGCCTCACCTGCGCTGGCGCGATCGTCGAGCGGTTCGAGCGGATCGTCATCGGCCTCTCGCGTCAGCTGAGGTCCCAGCTCGAACAGGACGAGGCGCGCGGCCTCTACGCCGTCATCATCCCGACAATCTGA
- a CDS encoding energy transducer TonB, with protein sequence MILAASLVAALLASAEADATPMREIEVQAAFQSSASGLTELLSNADYPADARRNREQGLVRFRIVIGTDGRVSDCTVTGSSGHATLDAATCALARERFRFVPGRDELNLPTSSLGDYVMIWRLPG encoded by the coding sequence ATGATCCTCGCCGCTTCGCTCGTGGCCGCCCTCCTCGCTTCGGCCGAGGCCGATGCGACGCCGATGCGCGAGATCGAGGTGCAGGCGGCGTTCCAGTCGAGCGCGTCCGGGCTCACCGAGCTGCTCAGCAACGCGGACTATCCGGCCGATGCCCGGCGCAATCGCGAACAGGGTCTGGTGCGCTTCCGCATCGTCATCGGGACCGACGGGCGCGTCAGCGACTGCACCGTGACGGGGAGCAGCGGCCACGCCACGCTGGACGCGGCGACCTGCGCGCTCGCCCGCGAACGGTTCCGTTTCGTCCCGGGCCGCGACGAGCTCAACCTGCCGACGTCCAGCCTGGGCGACTACGTGATGATCTGGCGGCTGCCCGGCTAG
- the scpB gene encoding SMC-Scp complex subunit ScpB, with protein sequence MADGVRAVEAALFAAKEPLGLTDIAAYVGEGVDVRAALAELSDHYAGRGIELVERGARWHFQTAADLASVLRREREESRKLSRAAVETLAIIAYHEPVSRAEIEAIRGVQISKGTIDVLMEAGWVRPAGRREAPGRPLTYATTQEFLTHFGLASRRDLPGIDDLKAAGLLDPVDLAFDRLVGEGDEEAELETGDEDA encoded by the coding sequence ATGGCCGATGGCGTGCGCGCGGTCGAGGCGGCCTTGTTCGCCGCGAAGGAGCCGCTCGGCCTGACCGACATCGCCGCTTATGTCGGCGAGGGCGTCGACGTGAGGGCGGCGCTGGCGGAGCTCTCCGATCATTATGCCGGGCGCGGCATCGAGCTGGTCGAGCGCGGCGCGCGCTGGCATTTCCAGACCGCAGCCGATCTCGCCTCGGTCCTTCGGCGCGAGCGGGAGGAGAGCCGCAAGCTGTCTCGCGCCGCGGTCGAGACCCTGGCGATCATCGCCTATCACGAACCGGTGAGCCGCGCGGAGATCGAGGCGATAAGGGGCGTGCAGATTTCCAAGGGGACGATCGACGTGCTGATGGAGGCGGGCTGGGTCCGCCCCGCCGGTCGGCGCGAGGCGCCGGGGCGACCGCTCACCTATGCGACGACGCAGGAATTCCTCACCCATTTCGGGCTGGCGAGCCGCCGCGACCTGCCCGGCATCGACGATCTCAAGGCCGCGGGGCTGCTCGATCCGGTCGATCTGGCCTTCGATCGGCTCGTCGGCGAGGGCGATGAAGAGGCCGAACTGGAAACCGGCGACGAAGACGCCTAG
- the tatC gene encoding twin-arginine translocase subunit TatC has protein sequence MSDIDRAAEEAELEKSKAPLLDHLIELRRRLLWAAAALAVAFGVCLYFARPIFGFLVRPLVEAGQRQLIYTAVFEAFFVEIKVAFFAALMIAFPIIAIQIWLFVAPGLYSREKRAFLPFLVMTPFLFLMGASLAYFVAMPIALHFLLSYQGEIGGVQQTALPAIGNYLDFSMHFIFGFGVAFLLPVLLMLLERAGLVTRSALARGRRYAWVIATIVAAVLTPPDVFSMLLLAGPLIALYELSLVAIWFTEKRRARNPAPGA, from the coding sequence ATGAGCGACATCGATCGCGCCGCCGAGGAGGCCGAGCTCGAAAAGAGCAAGGCGCCGCTGCTCGATCATCTGATCGAGCTTCGCCGGCGATTGCTCTGGGCCGCGGCCGCGCTCGCCGTCGCGTTCGGCGTGTGCCTTTATTTCGCGCGGCCGATCTTCGGCTTCCTGGTGCGGCCGCTCGTCGAGGCGGGGCAGCGCCAGCTCATCTACACCGCGGTGTTCGAAGCCTTCTTCGTCGAGATCAAGGTCGCCTTCTTCGCGGCGTTGATGATCGCCTTTCCGATCATCGCGATCCAGATCTGGCTGTTCGTCGCCCCGGGCCTTTATTCGCGCGAGAAAAGGGCCTTCCTGCCCTTCCTGGTGATGACGCCCTTCCTGTTCCTGATGGGCGCATCGCTCGCCTATTTCGTGGCGATGCCGATCGCGCTGCATTTCCTGCTGAGCTACCAGGGCGAGATCGGCGGCGTGCAGCAGACGGCGCTGCCGGCGATCGGCAATTATCTCGATTTCTCGATGCACTTCATCTTCGGTTTCGGCGTCGCCTTCCTGCTGCCGGTGCTGCTGATGCTGCTCGAGCGCGCCGGGCTGGTGACGCGCAGCGCGCTGGCTCGCGGCCGCCGCTATGCCTGGGTGATCGCGACCATCGTCGCGGCGGTGCTCACGCCGCCCGACGTCTTCTCGATGCTGCTGCTCGCCGGGCCGCTGATCGCGCTCTACGAACTCTCGCTGGTCGCGATCTGGTTCACCGAGAAGCGCCGCGCGCGCAACCCGGCGCCGGGCGCCTGA
- a CDS encoding sigma-70 family RNA polymerase sigma factor has product MTGTIPADDNKREGGEELVPLSDREFKEQLALVIPHLRAFGRSLSGSRDLADDLVQETLLKAWAARKRFQAGTNMRAWTFIILRNLFLSQMRRARFKGEWDELTASRLLAAPASQDRHIELGDMQRALMHLPQPQREALILVGAGGFAYEEAAEICGCAVGTIKSRVARGRVALEGLLADGKLPSRRDMPSSDRSALQTIMGEVDELSRDRSSDAA; this is encoded by the coding sequence ATGACGGGCACGATTCCCGCCGACGACAACAAACGCGAGGGCGGCGAGGAACTCGTCCCGCTCTCCGATCGGGAGTTCAAGGAGCAGCTTGCGCTCGTGATCCCGCATCTGCGCGCCTTCGGCCGCTCGCTGTCCGGCAGCCGCGATCTCGCGGACGATCTGGTGCAGGAAACGCTGCTCAAGGCGTGGGCGGCGCGCAAGCGATTCCAGGCCGGCACCAACATGCGCGCCTGGACCTTCATCATCCTCAGGAACCTGTTCCTCAGCCAGATGCGCCGCGCGCGCTTCAAGGGCGAATGGGACGAGCTGACCGCCTCGCGCCTGCTTGCCGCGCCCGCCAGCCAGGACCGGCATATCGAGCTTGGCGACATGCAGCGCGCGCTGATGCACCTTCCCCAGCCGCAGCGCGAGGCGCTGATCCTGGTCGGCGCCGGCGGCTTCGCCTATGAGGAAGCGGCCGAGATCTGCGGCTGCGCGGTCGGCACGATCAAGAGCCGGGTGGCGCGCGGGCGCGTGGCGCTCGAGGGCCTGCTCGCCGACGGCAAGCTGCCGTCGCGCCGCGACATGCCGTCAAGCGACCGTTCGGCGCTGCAGACGATCATGGGTGAAGTGGACGAATTGTCCCGCGATCGAAGCAGCGACGCCGCCTAA